The Micropterus dolomieu isolate WLL.071019.BEF.003 ecotype Adirondacks linkage group LG23, ASM2129224v1, whole genome shotgun sequence DNA window tatttgcctgattttcaaAGTCCTTGCAGGTTCTTGACCTACAGAGCGGACAAGAGGTAAATGTCAATCTtcatttgtcaataatcaatgcactattgttggtcaaaacagcatcatcaaGAAAGAACtcaaataaatagttgaataaaataggtgtgtaataaggtgattgcattcctctgacttcatgtgttctatgcacCATCTTAAATCtatgtaaaaataatttgaacCGTTTTAACATCAGATTGGTttccatgcttgtttgtttacccttcttcttcttcttcttcttcttctttctcttaaaAGGCAGATTTGCCGTGATTTTTCTCACGCTTCCGGTAACCCCTGTGTTTCACATCACAATGAAATGTGGGCAATTCCTTCAGgtaaagtctgcagaaatgagGCTCAAAAAAGGGCTGAAAATGTCAGCGAGAGAGCCCTTgcgcacttgacgatttgacggtgggacagccctaagccctcaaggacttcccgggaacgcgcctcaaaatctgtgagtgtggacattgggattgggccttgGACTTGCGTCAATTAGCTGGAAGAGGTGGAGTTTGGTGACGTACACCTGGCCCAACACGTTCTGCATGCATTTACACCTGAATGTACGCACGTTTTTTTCCTTAGCCAGATAATGTATCCAGATACAGATTGCATGCTAATGTCAGGTTTAAACGGGGTATAAATGCTCAACCGGAAATTAAGATATGACGGATTTACGTTGTAATATTTGTACATATGATTCTCTGTAAACCACCAAAGAGCAAAATCTGTACCACATTAAAGGCCCCTATACACTGTGAGTATACATAATCTAGCTACGTACAAGACATTGTTCCCAGGGGCCTCTAAATTCTTAATCCGGTTCTGCCTGCAAGtggcaaggagagctttctatgcaataaaaagaaacattgaaaactatattccaattgaaatctggcttaaaatttccaatttgtactagaaccaataattctatatggcaGTGAAAtttgggggccaaaacttaataatgaatttgacaaatgggacaaaacaatcatagaatctttccatactgagttctgtCAGAGCATCCTGAAGgtgcagaaaaaaacaccaaataatctgtacagagctcggccaataacccctcttactaaaaatacagaaaagatcaattcaattttacaatcacttaaaatccgttaacccccagacataccatcacaaagccctaacataccaggagctgaaaccagagaagagtcccctcagccagctggtcctgaggctctctgcagtaaaaAGCCcacaacagcctcaggacagcaacaccagctcaagcagaccaaaccaaatcatcaacaagcaaaaagaaaaatacactgaatactggaaagaaacgaccaaaacacaaagtaaattccaatgttatctgaccctaaaaagagaattcacactggcaaactacctgagcacaataaaatgtcctaaactaagaaaaatgttgacaacatccagactgagtgaacatagcctggccatagaaaagggtcacagacagagctggctaccacaaaaggagagactctgctcccagtgtgacacaggacaggtatagacagagctgcactttctaacctcatgccctagaGTGGATTATAGAAAGGGTGAGTAAAAGGGGGGGGGAAAGTGGCACCTGGGGAGGCAGCCAggcaatattatttatttatttatttaaaaaggccTGAATGGGAAAAGTGGCAGATTTCAAAAGAAGTAGTATGAAACATGATGTTAGTATCCTCTGGTGTTGCACAACCCAGTGCCCATTCAGAACAGGAAATCCcaccctaaaaaaaaaaaataagcttaCATCCTAACACTTCAGAGCTGCCTGTAAACTATACAACTTAACTATGTAGCCAACCGCTGTTGTTCTGACTCTTAGATGAGCATTGTAGTTACtatttgatttgcattttaaataaaaacttaagCTTACAAAGCTTCCCAACATTTTTTGCTTGTATGGGCGGCTGTTAAAAGCCTGTTTAAGAGGTAAAATTATGTTTGAAAGCAGCAAGGATTAGAGAAACTTACACTGATGCATCAATATTAACAATCCAAAAATATCATTATAATATATCAGTCAGAGGCCACATTGCTgcataatgaatacttttacttttgatacttaggTACTTTTTGCTATAGgaaatttttttacttttacattgttgtttttgtactttaGCTTTAATAGAAGCTGTTCTTCTTCCACCATTGCTTGTTCTGGAAGTTAGCTTCTTATACCTGTAGAGTGTGCTacagaaaccattaaaaccGGTTACTGGAACCTATGGAACATACTGTATGACTGTAACATGTAGAAAACAGAAACCAGAATCTGGAATTATTGAGAAGGCTTCTCTTTTGAGAAGCAGACCAGACCACCACAGTCTGTACACCTGGATTAACAACAGGTTTTACTTAAACCAACAGGTTTTACTTAATAAAATAGTTGTCCTAACCCTTTTATTCCGGTAATGATATCTTGGAAGGGtggttaattaattaatatcatTACTGTCATCTTGTGGCTGCAGGATGAAACTACAAATAAATATCACACAAAGTCCACAAAGAAGCAAACATTTAATCACAACCAGCAGCCATTTGTCCTTCAAGTTTTCTCTCAGTAGTTCTGAGCTTTTGGTATGGCTGCTGGATTCACTGGCACTGATTTTCTAAAACAAATATCACAAACATCAAGACGGGATGAAGTTTTCAAATATCTGTTGAAGAAAGAAATGTATACGCCAGTATGACGACCCAGTTTGAAATACCATTGAAAACGTGATCACTGATGATGGGCATGTTGTCTCTGGAGCTGAAGTGAATTTTATAGACAGGCAAGGCAAGCAACCACTTAGGGCCTCAAGGTCTAACGTACTCAACATATCAAATTGCAGACCCCCTCCAAAAACTTATGCCTGAAAACCTCCCATGTGGTTCTTGCCTACCTGATGATGCCAGAAAACCCAGATGCCTTGCTTTTGGCGTGAGTGGTCAGAGGTGAGGGAGGGTTCGGGTTGGTATTTTACATCAGACAAAGAACTTGCCTCCTTACTTGTCTTGTTAGATCATAGCgttgcatttgataccattgaccgtcatatcctattacagagatAGGATCGCCTCTAAGCTGATTTAAGTCTTATCAGATTGATCTCAGTTAATGATTAATCATCCATGCACACAAAAGGTACGGTGAACAACTCACTGAATCTTCTAAAGAGCGAATTCCTCTTCAGCCTGCAGTGTGGCTATAGCGTCAGGTTTCCACTGCCAAAGAtgcatttcagtgttttgttcagtgttgCGTTCtttccgggtgctccggctgtCCAAAAACATgtggactaggttaattggtggctcaaaattgtacttggttgttgttgtttgtctatgtgtgaccCTGCGATGGACTAGCGACCTGTCCAGTGTGTACCAGTGTGGATGGATGACCCTGAATTtagtgtttccctttatataaataaagtaggGCTGTCGACcgattaaaatatttaatcgcaaatttatcacttttttttatctgttctaAATGTAGCTACCTTTTTAATACTCTGATCAAcatgatgtttttatgtttctgctTGTCAAGTCTCCAGCAGCTGGTTATTGGTCATAGAGGAGGGAACCTGTTTCAACAGCCAGCTGGCCAGAACAGTCACAAAGTTAGGTTACACACAATATCTGCTTCTGATTTTATACATTTCCTTATTTTTAATCTGAAAAGAGAATTTAATGCACTCTTTCTCACAGACAGAGCCACCCTACCCTAGTAAGACTGGCAGAGAGAAACATtcggaggacccccagacctgTTCTTCATTTGTGTTCCCTCCACTGTTGAAACAAAAATTAATGCGCTtagataaaaaaattaaaaaaaaataaaaaagacatcaGAAAACAGTCTGGGTTGACACACTGGGGAACCACATTCCCAGATACCAGGTCGGGTCTGGTCTCCCAATTTAGGCTATGACGTGCAGGATGACAAGTATGCTGATCACACTTTATTAGTGACTTGGCTTTGCATCTATACATGCTTTAAAATTCTGAATTTGACTGTTAaacctttttaaacatttcctaAGGAATGAGGAGGATGACCCTTGACCCCTGCGGTGGGTAATGTTACAGACCTTTTAGGGTTGGGCACAGGGGGGCGCCAATCTAAAATCTTGCCTTGCCTTAAATCCTACCTATCACattcaaacacaagaaaaggagactttgttttcagtctctagagtttattttgaaatgatatGAGTGCAGATTTCACAATAACACAGTTCCTGTTACAGCATTTGTCTATAACATAAGTCTTTGTTCCCCTTTTTTAATGGCAGTGTGGCGTTCACTCTCTGTGGGAGATCTGAAAGATTGTAACCCTGAGCTGTTGTTTGGTTTGTTACATGGCTTAATCCTAAATTAAACTCTGAAAGTTTTGTAATCTCATTTTTCTAGTGGCTTCTATGTAACAACTGTACTGAGACAGATAACACATCTAATATCTAATATCTGCCTCTAATTTGTGTTACCTGCTtgttacaagaaaaaaaaacaatattacttatttacttatatTGACAATGTTACATCAGGTTATGACATTCAACCATATGACAAAATGTCCAGAGGAGTGTTCTGTTCAAATGACTGAAGTGTTTTTACAAATACACGCACGCAGCTTTGGAAAATATGCAAGTTCATTGTCCTAAATGTTCTACAAACACTAACAGGTGACAGTTTTCTtatgacatgtttttaaatgttcacaTGCAATCATAGTTTTGAAGAGTCCTCAGACCTCAGAAATTCTAAGTGCCATCAAATCTGGAAAAGTTTTCAGTGCAGATTATGATTGGATTACAGTAATTGTCCCATTGCCAATTAAAGCTTGGCTAGAAGTTCCCCCATCAGCTCCCGCCTCTCTATGCTAAACTAGGCTAAACAAGTCCTGGACCCACCTCTGTGATGGACACACTAATATTAACCAATATTTTGCAGCAAAATAAACGACTGCGATCAGGGGAGTTGCTCATGGGGACGGAATAAATCCACGCACATATCTTCCGTCAAACCTATCTTTGGTCACCTTTTATGTGCAAAtgtgtgctgttgtgtttgGACATTTCTGAGcttttcagtggcagccatccTTTTTGCTTATTCATTTAACTTCCTTTGCTAGAATCTAAACTGCTCCataatgtttgtttgtggtACAAGAATCTGTGGTACAAATATCTTTTGAAAAACCTGTGTGAACTAATTGGCCAGTTAGTGAGGCAGTTAGCTTGCATGCTAATCTGGTAATCTTAAAGTGAAAGGACACATATGGCAAGCCAGACATTTAGCTGGAATAACTATGATGACAGATTAGCACTAGCATGCTCCTTGCTGCCTTGTGTGTTAGCAATTAGCTTGCCAGCTCCACTACTTTGCCAAGTAGCCCTACAAGCACTCACTACATCACCAAACTATCAACACCAGTGACCTCCTTGTAGGTTAGTAGAACTGTAGTCAGAGGTAAAGGCTGAACTTAGAACCTGCCTCTGTTATATAATATTTCTGCTATAATACTTTGTTGTAGTAGACTTATATAACAGAGAAATGTTATAGAAAAGACGGCATGCAGCATACCATCAAATAACACACAAGagattcataaaaaaaataaatgtttgctatATTTTCTACAATAGAAATCTGACAGAAAAAAGGCTGTGAGGCAACACTTGTGCTCCTAAATAAAATCTTCCTGCAGCATGCCACATCGTGCCTTTTCCCTGACTCTCGTATAAGGCAGaaatgtggtttaaaaaaaatgatataTAAAGAAGATATCATGTATTGACCACTGAGTTCTCCTGTCACAGTGCAGAAGTTAAAGGTCAGGGGTGGAGGGTTCCCTTCAGTATCCCTTCATGGCAATGGTTGCTCCTCCTGTTCTGTCATGACGTTTGACCTGATGGATCATCAGGATGGAGATCAGCAGGCCCAGCAGCTAGAAAGACAGGTAGTCAGTTAGAAAGACATACAGGTACAGTAGACCAGCTGTCACACACCTTGAAATCCCAACAGTAGTGAAAGATATCAATCAAGCAAATATCTCACTGACTAGAGGCCAACAGCTGGCAGGGGTGAGCTGATAAACATGTGGAGTACTGTCAACTATAATTCCACTACCAGCAACgggaaaaacaaaagttaaagCCAACTGATGGTGGTTCCTACCAAAATGCATTTTGGGACTCATAGTTGactttttttaattacacatgCTTGATCATCATAAATTTTATTTGATGGAAATTCCTGCTCACACATTGAAACTCTATATTACCAAATATAGGTCTGTGGTTTATTTTCCCTCCACTGAAGCTTTAGATATACCCACAGTGATTATGGATCTTGAACAATTGCTGGAGCTTAATAAACGATGCAGTCATAGAACACGACAAAACAACAACGAAGGAGAGTAACAGTGGCGCTTACAGCAGTGACAGCAAATCCAAAGAAGAAGCCCATGACTATCTGAAAGAAGATGTTGATCCACTCAAAGATGTAGTCACTGCAGGACTGcagaagaagagatggagagaggggcATTAACATCACTAACTCGTAAATTGGATGGTGTTTCGTTTCGTGGTTGAATGATTGAATACCTGTTTATAGATTAGGCTTGGGCCCATGGTTCCCTGCAAGAAAACAAGAGCAAAATATGATCATCATAGTAGGGGTGACCCTCAATCGTTGAAGATTCGACGTTTCGACAGAAGGAGCCCGATTCAACAGTCAGTCTCGCAGTCGAATCTTTGCAGAGGCGTTACGAAATGAAGATCATGCCTTTTTGGCTATATGAGGGGGGttaatgtctgattttacatagaacttgAAATAGACGCTGGGGGAAAGtttaaaactactgtatctctgaaatATCTCTAActaaatcacacacattcagccTATTCTCCTTTTAATAACTAATGCAATGTTCAATCTAAGATTGTTTTCACTCAGCCTTTGAAGCCCCCatctgatatacagtatatattctaAACCTGATATTATTTTACAAAACCAACCTGGGGTTTGGCTTTACATCCAGATCCAAATAGTCCATTTGAGTTGCACTCACAGGATTGAGGGATTTCATCACCCCAGTCCTGTGCACTCACCACTCCGCAGCACTGGCCCTACAACCACAAGAGAGTGTGAGTTTCAACTGAAACGTTGCTGCTGCAGTAAATGACAGGATATCAATATTCACTGAAAGAAAGAACATAATGCAAGACATAATCAGTTAATTATAAATGCTGAAAATCTCATGtagttttaaaaccaaaaaatggttttatttagcTCAACTGTAGAAATTTTTTGAGAAGGGctttatttttcaatttcatATTTGAAAAAAGTTTGTGTAAAATTTACAATAAGGATTGTTGAACCTCCTTTAGGGTTTTTCAAAGTGtgccctgtttgtttgtttgtttgttttagctgCTATCATTTTGACTGTTATAATCTGCAACGCAAAACTCTTAAGTGTAAAAATGTGATTATATGAAGGTTGTCTGTGTACTTAAGACAAATACAGTCTAGCTAGATTACACTCATAAGGGTTAATAGTACACATTACAGATTGCTGGATCCCCTCAAGCAGCATTCTCAGTCCATCGTCTTCCATGTAGGGCTTTGCCAACTCAGCGGACATGCTGTCAAAGAAGTTCTTCACCTACaagaagagaaagaacaacatcagcATCAAGATAGAtgtaaagaaaagagaggaaatgtAAGGATTGGGattgaaacagaaaacattagAATCAAGATAGAGAGGAAACAAAGGTAGGATCATGGAAGATAGAcgagagagagaagagcagatACTGTTTCCAAAATTTCTATCTGCACTAAAAAACAGAGAGTGAATTTGGATACATTATAAGATAATTATATGAGAGGGAGTAACTAATGGCAGCAACATCAGAGTCAAGATGGAGAGAGCACAAAAAAATAGCATCAAAATATAGAGAATATTGGCGTAATCGTAAACATCtgctgtctgatttatttgcGATTATTATTTACTATGTAGAGATGGGAATTTAAACAAATTTTAAGCTATAACTAGTTGGTGTTTGACTGTAATTTTCACATTTATGAAAGGCAAAGCAACAGATAGTGTAGGAAGAAATAATGTACATGCTATGGTCACCAAGCCTTTAGAAACACAAGGGAGAGATTTTGGACACTGCTGGAATTATCATTAAGATGCAGAGAGATTATTAACAAAGGCAAAGCTTTAAgtgagacaggtagacagactgGGTAAGTATAGCATCAACATAACAGAACATGACTAGATGGAGATCATAGATGATAGATACAGAAACAGATTGACAGAAATCGAACACTGTCATTTATGGGCGGATAGATGGATGACCTTGTTCCTCATGACAACGACAACGATGCCAAAGATCAGCATGATGATCATTCCAACCCCCATGAAGCCTGCAAACTGTACATGAAACAATATTCAAAGATAAGAtgacacattttttgttttgttgattaGAGTgagcaaataaaaacatcacGTTGATTCTTCCTCTgagttctctctctttttgacATGGGCTACGTACTATTTTGAGGGCGAGGTCTTTCTCGGAGCAGCCTGCATAGATTCCCAGGCTGGAGATGCCGAGGACGCCGATGGCAAACACCCATATCCATGCCAAACTCGGGACCCCAGCCGCCGACACCTGTTACGCCATGACAGGACAATGACACAAGCACTGAGTAAACACTTAAATGATAagactgaaaatattttattgtcaataaatcccatgaaaaaaataaaaatgtatgactCTGCATCACTCAGTACTTCCCCTCTAAAACCTGGTACATGTTGAAGATCTAGTTGGAACACCATTTAAATAAAGGCTATGATCCAAAACACTATATTAGTAATGCAGCTTTTAATAGACAGATAAGAATGTAACGGAGATATCCATCCAATGTTCACTGCTTCAAAGGAGgactttacagttttttacaacagCTTACACATGCTTACTCCTTTtgtcaaaactctacacacaaatcccaaAACTGCTCATACAAAATGCCTCACATctccttcaaaatgaaacactgcctTCAAAATGCCGTAAACACATCTCAAAATGAAGCATAGGCATCAGATGGCAAAAACTTTTTGTCAAAATAGTAAATTATTGGacacaccattcacacactgtgattctaaatctaaagctcttttgtctttcaaaggcttatgtgtacatttccatacGATGTTCTAGAGTGAAAGTAATCTGCCGAGAGGTGCTGAAAATTACACTACAAACACCACGGCAATTCTGAAACAGCAAATATTTACCTGGCAAAACATAACAGTTGTAACAGCAGCACGGTGTTGTGTACAGTAGCATACAGGAAAAGGAAACCATAAACATATGTAAAccaaaagtataatttttacttttattgccaaaaatgAATACTTATTGTACAAGACTGTACTGCTGAAATAACCACAAGATTGTTGCAACCTGTTCTAATTTCTGAAGGTTCAAATTATGGACGCCGCTGTAAAGCGACTCAAGTTGGGCAACAATGATGGCtctccttccttttcttctttgccctagtcctcttcctccttgaacTTGCCCACGTTGTCGccccctgcctctccctccccttgctctctgtccattgttggcatccattgttcaacaggtaatctgacctttgacctatgtTTAGGTCAGCTGTAGACTAAAGCAGTGACtggttagtgatcagttaagCAGTTAGTGTTTGCACGTGTGAGCGTGTGACCTGGtgaaaagcattttcattgATTGTTTGGAAAAAGACAGCAgatcacttcctgttagatttttgtgtcttaggtaCAGAattgtgtgcagtgttttgaaaaaatgaAATGCGCATGAAAACTGAACATGAAAGGCTGAGAAATGGCTaatggttttggagatttgaggtgaggttttgctctttgagtggGAGGTTTCAAAAATCGTGTGACGTGTAAAGGTTTTCTTGGTCATTactaataattacatttttggtgagagaaaaataaagaaaattgcaataaaatgcaaaattttatttttttttaacataaaaggACCCcagtttttttaatgtattttccaGACACAAGTATAGGTTTTTTTTATATGGATCAATACTATACAGATATGGGTATCAACTTTCAGCTCATTAGCAAGGTTAaattctgcattttttttaaatggacgaTGGAATGCATGTTGCTATATTCAACAAAAATGGAAAGTAAAtgtcatttattaaaaacaatgaaCGTGTTTGCTCTATTACACAAAAAGAGGAGGAGTTACTTTGCTTTCAGTATTTCTGATCTGATAACATTTTCAGAGCCAtcctgtttctctgtttcagaGAAGGTCGACTGTGAGAATTGTATAACTCCCACGAGCTGCATCTGTTCTGCATGAAGAGAAACACTGACAGTCCTGTAAACATTT harbors:
- the LOC123963670 gene encoding 23 kDa integral membrane protein-like isoform X1, producing the protein MCLDFFCIALTPRSTEGGTEELYCVLDNYGLDISKVVIIGCVLIYGAVKASAISSQVSAAGVPSLAWIWVFAIGVLGISSLGIYAGCSEKDLALKIFAGFMGVGMIIMLIFGIVVVVMRNKVKNFFDSMSAELAKPYMEDDGLRMLLEGIQQSGQCCGVVSAQDWGDEIPQSCECNSNGLFGSGCKAKPQGTMGPSLIYKQSCSDYIFEWINIFFQIVMGFFFGFAVTALLGLLISILMIHQVKRHDRTGGATIAMKGY
- the LOC123963670 gene encoding 23 kDa integral membrane protein-like isoform X3; this encodes MCLDFFCIALTPRSTIIGCVLIYGAVKASAISSQVSAAGVPSLAWIWVFAIGVLGISSLGIYAGCSEKDLALKIFAGFMGVGMIIMLIFGIVVVVMRNKVKNFFDSMSAELAKPYMEDDGLRMLLEGIQQSGQCCGVVSAQDWGDEIPQSCECNSNGLFGSGCKAKPQGTMGPSLIYKQSCSDYIFEWINIFFQIVMGFFFGFAVTALLGLLISILMIHQVKRHDRTGGATIAMKGY
- the LOC123963670 gene encoding 23 kDa integral membrane protein-like isoform X2, with product MGKINGCIKCLFIFFNVLFAIIGCVLIYGAVKASAISSQVSAAGVPSLAWIWVFAIGVLGISSLGIYAGCSEKDLALKIFAGFMGVGMIIMLIFGIVVVVMRNKVKNFFDSMSAELAKPYMEDDGLRMLLEGIQQSGQCCGVVSAQDWGDEIPQSCECNSNGLFGSGCKAKPQGTMGPSLIYKQSCSDYIFEWINIFFQIVMGFFFGFAVTALLGLLISILMIHQVKRHDRTGGATIAMKGY
- the LOC123963670 gene encoding CD63 antigen-like isoform X4, with product MGFVKIIGCVLIYGAVKASAISSQVSAAGVPSLAWIWVFAIGVLGISSLGIYAGCSEKDLALKIFAGFMGVGMIIMLIFGIVVVVMRNKVKNFFDSMSAELAKPYMEDDGLRMLLEGIQQSGQCCGVVSAQDWGDEIPQSCECNSNGLFGSGCKAKPQGTMGPSLIYKQSCSDYIFEWINIFFQIVMGFFFGFAVTALLGLLISILMIHQVKRHDRTGGATIAMKGY